From a region of the Chitinophaga caseinilytica genome:
- the pdxH gene encoding pyridoxamine 5'-phosphate oxidase, translated as MINQKIADLRQDYRRATLNEREVAAHPVQQFDHWWQEVLAGEIEEPNAMTLATCTPEGMPSARIVLLKSFDEKGFMFFTNYESRKGQELAENPRATLLFFWKELERQVRVEGRVVKVAPAVSDEYFDSRPVGSRIGAIASPQSRVIPGREVLEEKVKSLEAQYLQHAPHRPEHWGGYLVVPEMVEFWQGRSSRLHDRLLYTLEPAGSWKIERLAP; from the coding sequence ATGATCAATCAGAAGATAGCAGACCTGCGGCAGGATTATCGCCGCGCCACGCTCAACGAGCGGGAAGTAGCCGCTCATCCGGTGCAGCAGTTCGACCATTGGTGGCAGGAGGTGCTGGCGGGGGAGATCGAAGAGCCGAATGCCATGACGCTGGCTACCTGTACGCCTGAGGGCATGCCTTCTGCGCGGATCGTATTGTTGAAGAGCTTCGACGAAAAGGGATTTATGTTCTTCACGAACTACGAAAGCCGGAAGGGGCAGGAGCTGGCGGAGAACCCCCGGGCCACGTTGCTTTTCTTCTGGAAGGAGCTGGAACGGCAGGTGAGGGTGGAAGGCCGGGTGGTGAAAGTGGCACCGGCGGTGAGCGACGAATACTTCGATTCCCGCCCCGTGGGGAGCCGCATCGGGGCGATTGCGAGCCCGCAAAGCCGGGTGATACCGGGGAGGGAAGTGCTGGAAGAAAAGGTGAAATCCCTGGAAGCGCAATACCTTCAGCATGCGCCGCATCGCCCGGAACATTGGGGCGGATACCTGGTGGTGCCGGAAATGGTGGAGTTCTGGCAGGGGCGGAGCAGCCGGCTGCACGACAGGTTGCTGTATACCCTGGAACCCGCTGGCAGTTGGAAGATCGAGCGATTGGCGCCCTGA
- the tsf gene encoding translation elongation factor Ts has translation MMDCRKALVETDGDFEKAIDYLRKKGQKVAALRSDRETKEGVVIAKTAADGKSGVVVLLSCETDFVAKNEDFVKFAQSIADLALANNTQTVEELNAAPLDGATVADKVNDQVAKIGEKITLSRFERVDAASVTAYIHGNYRMGVLVGLSKAVNEEVGKDIAMQIAAMNPAAVDADGISPEAIAREKEIAIEQIKAEGKPAEMAEKIAAGKINKFLKDSTLLGQPFVKDGNKTVADHLKSIDAELKVSAFKRVALG, from the coding sequence ATGATGGATTGCAGAAAAGCACTCGTTGAAACCGATGGCGATTTCGAGAAAGCAATTGATTACCTCCGCAAGAAAGGTCAGAAAGTGGCCGCCCTGCGTTCCGACCGTGAAACCAAAGAAGGTGTTGTAATCGCAAAGACCGCTGCAGACGGTAAATCCGGTGTTGTGGTACTGCTGAGCTGCGAAACCGACTTTGTGGCCAAGAACGAAGATTTCGTAAAATTCGCTCAATCCATCGCTGACCTGGCGCTGGCCAACAATACCCAGACCGTAGAAGAGCTGAACGCAGCTCCCCTCGACGGCGCTACCGTTGCCGACAAGGTGAACGACCAGGTGGCTAAAATCGGTGAGAAAATCACCCTGAGCCGCTTCGAAAGAGTAGATGCCGCCAGCGTAACCGCTTACATCCACGGTAACTACCGTATGGGCGTACTGGTGGGCCTGAGCAAAGCCGTAAACGAGGAAGTAGGTAAAGACATCGCCATGCAGATCGCAGCTATGAATCCCGCAGCTGTAGACGCAGACGGTATCTCCCCCGAAGCCATCGCCCGCGAGAAAGAAATCGCGATCGAGCAGATCAAAGCCGAAGGCAAACCCGCCGAAATGGCCGAGAAAATCGCTGCCGGTAAAATCAACAAATTCCTGAAAGACAGCACCCTGCTGGGTCAGCCTTTCGTGAAGGACGGCAACAAAACCGTAGCCGACCATCTGAAATCAATCGACGCTGAACTGAAGGTTTCCGCCTTCAAACGCGTAGCTTTAGGTTAA
- the pyrH gene encoding UMP kinase, with translation MLPKYKRILLKLSGESLMGDSNYGIDPKVIAQYAHDIKSVTDLGVQVAIVIGGGNIYRGMNEAETGIERAQGDYMGMLATVINGMAMQSGLEKEGMYTRLQSAIKMEQIAEPYIRRRAIRHLEKGRVVIFGAGTGNPYFTTDTAASLRAIEIQADVILKGTRVDGIYTADPEKDPTATKFETITFSEVYQKSLNVMDMTAFTLCQENKLPIIVFDMNKPGNLLHVIMGRNVGTLVKG, from the coding sequence ATGTTGCCAAAGTACAAACGAATTCTGCTCAAACTGAGTGGTGAATCTCTGATGGGAGATAGTAATTATGGAATTGACCCGAAGGTAATTGCCCAATATGCACACGATATCAAGTCGGTGACCGACCTGGGCGTCCAGGTGGCCATCGTGATCGGTGGCGGCAATATTTACCGGGGGATGAATGAAGCAGAAACCGGTATTGAGCGGGCACAGGGCGACTATATGGGTATGCTCGCCACCGTGATCAACGGGATGGCAATGCAAAGCGGCCTTGAGAAAGAGGGTATGTATACCCGCTTGCAATCCGCTATCAAGATGGAACAGATCGCCGAGCCCTACATCCGCCGCCGGGCTATCCGCCACCTGGAGAAAGGCCGTGTGGTTATCTTTGGCGCAGGTACCGGTAACCCGTACTTTACGACGGATACCGCAGCTTCCCTCCGCGCGATCGAGATCCAGGCGGACGTGATCCTGAAGGGCACCCGCGTAGATGGTATTTATACCGCAGACCCCGAGAAAGATCCGACCGCTACTAAATTTGAGACCATTACTTTTTCCGAAGTATATCAGAAGTCATTGAATGTCATGGACATGACGGCGTTTACCCTCTGCCAGGAGAACAAATTGCCGATCATCGTATTCGACATGAACAAACCCGGCAACCTGCTCCATGTGATCATGGGCCGGAACGTCGGGACCCTGGTGAAGGGATAG
- the radA gene encoding DNA repair protein RadA, with amino-acid sequence MFHEQNQNSFFCQNCGYESAKWTGKCPACNQWNTFVEEKVQKEIPLRQQGWKSDDARAPKTIHLSDVETMEEKRLHTPDNELNRVLGGGIVAGSLVLVGGEPGIGKSTLFLQNALLLKGVRTLYVSGEESEQQIKMRADRLQIQNDEFYLLTETSTQTIFQEIRKLEPQLVIIDSIQTLQSPLIESAPGSVSQIRETAAEMQRFAKESNTPVFLIGHITKDGSIAGPKILEHIVDTVLQFEGDQHYAYRILRTIKNRFGSTAELGIYEMTGTGLRQVSNPSEILISQRDDMLSGVAIAATIEGLRPMLVEVQALVTQSVYGTPQRTATGFDLRRLQLLLAVLEKRGGFHFGVKDVFLNIAGGLRVEDPSIDLAVLCALLSSYEDVGISHKVCFAGEVGLSGEIRAVNRIEQRIAEAEKLGFEKIFISRYNKKGLDFSKMNIEVVPLGRVDEVYRLLF; translated from the coding sequence TTGTTCCATGAGCAAAATCAGAACAGCTTTTTTTGTCAGAACTGCGGATATGAATCAGCGAAATGGACCGGAAAATGTCCGGCGTGCAATCAATGGAACACATTCGTGGAAGAAAAGGTACAAAAAGAGATCCCGCTAAGACAACAAGGCTGGAAGTCGGACGACGCGCGCGCACCAAAAACCATCCATCTTTCCGATGTGGAAACCATGGAAGAAAAACGCCTGCACACGCCCGACAATGAGCTCAACCGCGTGCTCGGCGGCGGCATCGTTGCCGGTTCGCTCGTACTCGTCGGCGGTGAGCCAGGTATCGGAAAATCCACCCTTTTCCTGCAAAATGCATTGCTGCTCAAAGGCGTGCGCACACTGTATGTCAGCGGAGAAGAAAGCGAACAGCAGATCAAAATGCGGGCAGACAGGTTGCAGATACAAAACGATGAATTTTACCTGCTGACGGAAACCTCCACGCAAACGATCTTCCAGGAAATCAGGAAGCTCGAGCCGCAACTCGTCATCATCGATTCCATTCAAACCCTGCAATCCCCGCTGATCGAATCCGCGCCCGGCAGCGTGTCGCAAATCCGCGAAACAGCCGCTGAAATGCAACGCTTCGCCAAAGAGTCCAACACGCCGGTATTCCTCATCGGACATATCACGAAAGACGGCTCCATTGCAGGGCCCAAAATACTCGAGCATATCGTTGACACCGTGCTTCAATTCGAAGGCGATCAGCATTATGCATACCGCATCCTCCGCACCATCAAAAACCGCTTCGGCTCCACGGCCGAACTCGGCATTTACGAGATGACCGGCACGGGGCTCCGGCAGGTGAGCAACCCTTCGGAAATCCTCATCTCCCAGCGCGACGATATGCTTAGCGGCGTAGCGATCGCAGCCACCATAGAAGGTTTGCGGCCGATGCTCGTGGAAGTGCAGGCATTGGTGACGCAATCGGTTTACGGTACCCCGCAGCGCACGGCCACCGGCTTCGACCTCCGGCGCCTGCAGCTGTTGCTGGCCGTGCTGGAAAAACGCGGCGGCTTCCATTTCGGCGTGAAAGACGTATTCCTCAACATCGCAGGCGGCTTGCGGGTCGAGGATCCGTCGATCGACCTGGCGGTACTTTGCGCGTTGTTATCGTCTTACGAAGACGTGGGCATTTCGCACAAGGTGTGTTTCGCGGGGGAGGTGGGCCTCAGCGGGGAGATCCGTGCGGTAAACCGCATCGAGCAGCGGATCGCGGAAGCGGAAAAGCTCGGTTTCGAAAAAATATTCATCTCCCGGTATAATAAAAAAGGCCTCGATTTCAGTAAGATGAACATCGAAGTGGTGCCGCTCGGGCGGGTGGACGAAGTGTACCGGTTGCTCTTCTGA
- a CDS encoding tetratricopeptide repeat-containing sensor histidine kinase: MPSRKGLCLLLCCCLAAFSSFAQASLIQRLKTELHRTKDSTAYNDQLNVLSAIYLVTHLDSALRYAERARDLSRRIHYQKGLADASVNLGACFTFQNNSNVAHRLYIEALSLYRTLGDSAGVCTALYCIGGYYHYEGNLPQAHQYMESAMGVGSRLLKDSIWTTMLANYYIVFSSDSAKADSARWALHKARDIAVRYHDDRMITYTGLFLAHEKVRENKLDSAMLELQMLTAHAGAEKMHYLDLYGNAQMVIYAAWSKLPDSTLYRQRVLDAAAAGGYKKLMIKPVIALYEFYKKSDPVKALQYADMLEEIASHQENLRSRQEQDYMESFLRDQELSNYRLDKQLREQTETYDRMESRNRATVFVFIAVCLVLSAMLLFTWYRAQRENKRIKKRISTINRMVIEKNQLLHHHDDFKNKLLTILAHDFRLPLSHIINVAELFRQKDLRPAQYQEIANTIAAMAADTLQLFETVLSWIRSQLTGFEYNPLPYSLEELWQEVLDLYAADIRDKGLVLEMAIPAGMQVKGDREMMQFVHRNLLHNAIKFSLKASAVSIRASKQKERAVISVTNGGSGISDIDIYHIFEYKVPGKYAREGNRGAGLALIICKDFIEKMEGSIIVKSDGTSYTTFEYTLMLEDEGINTIPIN; this comes from the coding sequence ATGCCCTCCCGGAAGGGCCTCTGCCTGCTTTTGTGCTGCTGCCTGGCCGCTTTCAGCTCCTTCGCCCAGGCTTCCCTCATCCAACGCCTCAAAACCGAACTGCACCGTACAAAAGACAGCACCGCATACAACGATCAGCTCAACGTCCTCAGCGCCATTTACCTCGTCACCCATCTCGACAGCGCCCTGCGATACGCCGAACGCGCGCGCGACCTCTCCCGGCGCATCCATTATCAAAAAGGACTGGCAGACGCATCCGTCAACCTCGGCGCCTGCTTCACCTTCCAGAACAACTCCAACGTAGCGCACCGGCTTTACATCGAAGCCCTCAGCCTGTACCGCACCCTCGGCGATTCCGCCGGCGTTTGCACCGCGCTCTACTGCATCGGCGGTTACTATCATTACGAAGGCAACCTGCCCCAGGCGCATCAGTACATGGAATCTGCCATGGGCGTAGGTAGCCGGCTGCTGAAGGATTCTATCTGGACCACCATGCTCGCCAACTACTACATCGTTTTCTCCTCCGATTCCGCCAAGGCAGACTCCGCAAGATGGGCGCTGCATAAAGCGCGCGATATCGCCGTTCGATATCACGACGATCGCATGATCACTTACACCGGCCTTTTCCTCGCGCATGAAAAAGTCCGCGAGAACAAGCTCGACTCCGCCATGCTGGAACTTCAGATGCTGACGGCGCATGCCGGCGCGGAGAAAATGCATTACCTCGATCTGTACGGGAACGCGCAGATGGTCATTTACGCGGCATGGTCGAAGCTCCCGGATTCTACCCTTTACCGGCAGCGCGTGCTGGATGCAGCGGCGGCCGGCGGGTACAAGAAACTCATGATCAAGCCCGTCATTGCGCTGTACGAATTCTACAAAAAGTCGGACCCCGTCAAAGCCCTGCAGTACGCCGACATGCTCGAAGAGATCGCTTCGCACCAGGAGAACCTGCGCTCGCGGCAGGAGCAGGATTACATGGAATCATTCCTGCGCGACCAGGAACTGAGCAATTACCGTTTGGATAAACAGTTGCGCGAACAAACCGAAACGTACGACCGGATGGAAAGCCGCAACCGGGCCACGGTATTCGTTTTCATCGCTGTGTGCCTGGTGCTTTCCGCAATGTTGCTGTTCACTTGGTACCGTGCGCAACGGGAGAACAAACGCATTAAAAAGCGCATCAGTACGATCAACCGGATGGTGATCGAGAAGAACCAGCTGCTGCATCATCACGACGATTTCAAGAATAAACTGCTGACGATCCTCGCACATGATTTCCGTTTGCCGCTGAGCCATATCATCAACGTGGCGGAACTTTTCCGGCAGAAAGACCTGCGGCCGGCGCAGTACCAGGAGATCGCCAACACGATTGCCGCCATGGCGGCGGATACGCTGCAACTTTTCGAAACGGTGCTGAGCTGGATACGTTCGCAGTTGACGGGTTTCGAGTACAACCCGCTGCCGTATTCGCTGGAAGAGTTGTGGCAGGAAGTGCTGGACCTTTACGCTGCCGATATCCGCGATAAGGGATTGGTGCTGGAAATGGCCATCCCGGCGGGTATGCAGGTGAAGGGGGACCGGGAGATGATGCAATTCGTGCATCGGAACCTGCTGCACAATGCGATCAAATTTTCGTTGAAGGCGAGTGCGGTGAGTATCCGTGCATCGAAACAGAAAGAGCGTGCAGTCATTTCCGTTACGAATGGTGGTTCGGGAATTTCCGATATCGACATTTATCACATCTTCGAATACAAGGTGCCGGGCAAGTATGCGCGGGAAGGTAATAGGGGAGCGGGTTTGGCGTTGATCATCTGTAAAGATTTCATCGAAAAAATGGAAGGATCGATTATCGTTAAAAGCGACGGAACTTCCTACACGACGTTCGAATATACACTAATGTTGGAGGACGAAGGTATTAATACCATACCCATAAACTGA
- the rplM gene encoding 50S ribosomal protein L13: MNTLSFKTKSANDAYVKRDWYVIDATNQTVGRMSAKIAAILRGKNKPYYTPHTDCGDNIIVINVEKVKFTGNKLNDKEYLTYSGYPGGQKAEVAKDLLKRRPEVVIERAVKGMLPKNRLGRAMYKKLFVYAGAEHPHTAQQPKSLTF; this comes from the coding sequence ATGAATACTTTAAGTTTCAAAACAAAATCTGCTAACGACGCTTACGTAAAGCGTGACTGGTACGTTATTGACGCTACCAACCAGACTGTAGGCAGAATGAGCGCCAAAATTGCGGCGATCCTCAGAGGCAAGAACAAGCCTTATTACACTCCTCATACCGATTGCGGCGACAACATCATCGTGATCAACGTTGAGAAAGTGAAATTTACCGGTAACAAACTGAACGACAAGGAATACCTGACCTACTCCGGTTACCCCGGCGGTCAGAAAGCAGAGGTTGCGAAAGACCTGCTGAAACGTCGTCCTGAAGTGGTGATCGAGCGTGCTGTTAAAGGTATGCTGCCGAAAAACCGTCTGGGCCGCGCCATGTACAAGAAACTCTTCGTTTACGCCGGTGCCGAGCATCCGCATACAGCTCAGCAACCGAAGTCTTTAACTTTCTAA
- the rpsB gene encoding 30S ribosomal protein S2, giving the protein MLPYIFAEKKGIHIIDLNKTVEGLQETAAALKSIAKSGKKIMFVATKKQAKEIVAEAAKRVNMPYVTERWLGGMLTNFATIRKSVKKMQSIEKMLADGTFDNITKKERLTLSRDKDKMEKVLGGIAQLARVPAALFIVDISHEHIAMAEAKRLGISTFGMVDTNSDPTKVDFAIPANDDATKSIAIIVSYIAAAIAEGLAERAVEKTDEVEEEEADSKVRKFELEGGDERGERGRKPGGPGGPGGRGPGGPGGRGGNNRPGGGGGRSGGGNRPGGGGGRSGGGNRPGGGGGGFRPSGAGRPGGAR; this is encoded by the coding sequence ATGCTGCCTTATATCTTCGCCGAGAAGAAAGGTATTCACATCATCGACCTGAACAAAACCGTTGAAGGTCTGCAGGAAACAGCCGCTGCGCTGAAATCCATCGCCAAAAGCGGTAAAAAGATCATGTTCGTTGCTACCAAAAAGCAGGCGAAAGAAATCGTAGCCGAAGCTGCCAAGCGCGTAAACATGCCTTATGTTACCGAGCGTTGGCTGGGTGGCATGCTCACCAACTTCGCCACGATCCGCAAGAGCGTGAAGAAGATGCAGAGCATCGAGAAAATGCTGGCAGACGGCACTTTCGACAACATTACCAAGAAAGAGCGCCTGACGCTCTCCCGCGATAAGGACAAAATGGAAAAAGTGCTGGGCGGTATCGCTCAACTGGCACGTGTTCCGGCTGCCCTGTTCATCGTAGACATCAGCCACGAGCATATCGCTATGGCAGAAGCAAAACGTCTCGGTATCTCTACTTTCGGTATGGTTGACACCAACTCCGACCCCACCAAGGTAGACTTCGCAATCCCTGCGAACGACGACGCTACCAAATCCATCGCCATCATCGTTAGCTACATCGCTGCAGCTATCGCCGAAGGTCTGGCTGAGCGCGCCGTAGAGAAAACCGACGAGGTTGAAGAAGAAGAAGCCGACAGCAAAGTTCGCAAGTTCGAACTGGAAGGTGGCGACGAGCGTGGCGAAAGAGGCCGTAAACCTGGTGGTCCTGGTGGCCCGGGTGGTCGCGGTCCTGGTGGCCCCGGCGGTCGTGGTGGTAACAACCGTCCTGGTGGCGGTGGTGGCCGCTCCGGCGGTGGTAACCGTCCTGGTGGCGGTGGTGGCCGCTCTGGCGGTGGTAACCGTCCTGGTGGCGGTGGTGGCGGATTCCGTCCCTCCGGTGCAGGCAGACCCGGTGGCGCTCGCTAA
- a CDS encoding HU family DNA-binding protein, whose translation MNKAEAVEVIAKNAGITKTQANDALDAFTKAVTDTLKKGGKVTLVGFGTFSVSKRAARNGRNPQTGQIIKIKAKKVAKFKAGKALSDKI comes from the coding sequence ATGAACAAAGCCGAAGCAGTAGAAGTCATTGCAAAAAACGCCGGTATTACCAAAACCCAGGCCAACGACGCTCTGGACGCATTCACCAAAGCAGTTACCGATACCCTGAAAAAAGGTGGTAAAGTTACCCTGGTAGGCTTTGGTACTTTCTCTGTTAGCAAACGCGCTGCACGTAACGGTAGAAACCCCCAGACTGGCCAGATCATCAAGATCAAGGCTAAGAAAGTGGCTAAATTCAAAGCCGGTAAAGCGCTGTCCGACAAGATCTAA
- a CDS encoding 30S ribosomal protein THX, whose product MGRGDIKTKKGKISNGSFGKSRPAKTKKATAAKAAAKKA is encoded by the coding sequence ATGGGTAGAGGTGATATCAAAACCAAGAAAGGCAAGATCTCCAACGGATCTTTTGGCAAAAGCCGTCCGGCTAAAACCAAGAAAGCCACTGCTGCTAAAGCCGCCGCTAAGAAAGCTTAA
- a CDS encoding zinc metallopeptidase, producing the protein MTPSIMIISLVFVGISALVSWRLRSKFKQYSEVPTSSGLTGREIAEKMLRDNGITDVKVLSAEGFLSDHYNPSNKTVNLSPDVYNSASVAAAAVAAHECGHAVQHATGYTWLQFRSKMVPAVQVSSYLVQIVLIAGILMVNIWPNLLLLGIGLFAVTTVFSVVTLPVEFDASKRALAWLDGAGITYKKEHDQAKDALWWAAMTYVVAAVSSVVILLQYLMIYLGASRRD; encoded by the coding sequence ATGACACCATCAATCATGATAATTTCCCTCGTTTTTGTAGGGATCAGTGCTTTGGTCAGCTGGCGATTGCGGAGCAAGTTCAAGCAATACAGCGAAGTGCCCACCTCTTCGGGGCTGACCGGTAGGGAGATCGCGGAAAAGATGCTCCGCGACAATGGCATCACCGACGTAAAGGTATTATCCGCCGAGGGCTTCCTCAGCGACCACTATAACCCGTCCAACAAGACCGTCAACCTCAGCCCGGACGTATATAATTCGGCCAGCGTGGCCGCAGCTGCGGTGGCCGCCCACGAGTGCGGGCACGCCGTGCAGCACGCTACGGGCTATACCTGGCTGCAGTTCCGGTCCAAAATGGTACCGGCCGTGCAGGTGAGCTCTTACCTGGTGCAGATCGTGCTGATCGCGGGCATCCTGATGGTCAATATCTGGCCGAACCTGCTCCTGCTGGGCATCGGCCTGTTTGCGGTGACCACCGTGTTTTCGGTGGTGACCCTGCCCGTGGAGTTCGACGCTTCCAAGCGCGCCCTTGCGTGGCTGGACGGTGCCGGCATTACCTATAAGAAGGAGCACGACCAGGCGAAGGATGCGCTCTGGTGGGCGGCTATGACCTATGTAGTGGCAGCCGTATCTTCCGTGGTAATTCTATTACAATATTTAATGATATATCTGGGTGCCAGCCGCCGCGATTAA
- a CDS encoding DUF4286 family protein encodes MIIYNVTTKVTPEIHARWLQWMREEHIPTIIGTGFFHDYRMCRLLDQDDSDGPTYTVQYFADTLENYNTYIQEHAPRLRQQAFELFGDQFVAFRTVMQVV; translated from the coding sequence ATGATCATATATAACGTCACCACCAAAGTAACGCCCGAAATCCATGCCCGGTGGCTCCAATGGATGCGGGAGGAACACATCCCCACCATCATCGGCACCGGCTTTTTCCATGATTACCGCATGTGCCGCCTGCTGGACCAGGACGATTCCGACGGGCCGACATATACCGTTCAGTACTTCGCAGACACCCTGGAGAACTATAATACCTACATCCAGGAGCACGCTCCGCGCTTGCGGCAGCAGGCTTTTGAGCTGTTCGGGGACCAGTTCGTAGCCTTCAGAACCGTGATGCAGGTGGTATGA
- the rpsI gene encoding 30S ribosomal protein S9, which translates to MEKQKNTIGRRKEAVARVYVSKGTGTILVNDKDYKTYFALIYLQNQVEAPMKTIDALDKFDVKVNAQGGGIKGQAEAVKLGIARALCEINPEFRPALKAAGLLKRDPRSVERKKPGKAKARRSFQFSKR; encoded by the coding sequence ATGGAAAAACAAAAAAATACTATCGGTCGTCGTAAGGAAGCAGTTGCCCGCGTTTATGTGAGCAAAGGTACCGGCACCATCCTGGTGAACGACAAGGACTATAAAACATATTTCGCGCTGATTTACCTGCAGAACCAGGTAGAAGCGCCGATGAAGACCATTGACGCGCTTGACAAGTTCGATGTTAAGGTGAATGCACAGGGTGGTGGCATCAAAGGTCAGGCGGAAGCGGTGAAACTGGGTATTGCGCGCGCACTGTGCGAGATCAACCCTGAGTTCCGTCCTGCGCTGAAAGCTGCAGGCCTGCTGAAACGTGACCCGAGATCAGTAGAACGTAAGAAACCCGGTAAAGCTAAAGCCAGAAGAAGCTTCCAGTTCTCTAAACGTTAA
- a CDS encoding exodeoxyribonuclease III, with product MRIVTYNVNGLRSAMTKGFTEWLKTDPADVICLQEVKAHRDNVDYQQFEELGFHDYWHPAQKKGYSGVAILSKFKPDNVQYGNGYMQSDAEGRVIRADYGDLTLINAYFPSGTTGEERQTYKYQWLDEFYEYLQQLRKERPNLVVVGDYNIAHEAIDIHNPVSNKDSSGFLPEERAWMTKLLSNGFTDSFRAMHPGAADHYSWWSFRANARANNKGWRIDYITVSDPLRQRIEDAAIRPDVKHSDHCPVYLKLKQA from the coding sequence ATGAGGATCGTCACTTATAACGTCAACGGCCTGCGTTCGGCCATGACCAAAGGATTCACCGAATGGCTCAAAACCGACCCGGCAGACGTGATCTGCCTGCAGGAAGTGAAAGCCCACCGCGATAACGTGGACTATCAGCAGTTCGAAGAGCTCGGCTTCCATGATTACTGGCACCCCGCCCAGAAAAAAGGGTACAGCGGCGTGGCCATCCTCTCCAAATTCAAACCCGACAACGTACAATACGGGAACGGATATATGCAGAGCGACGCCGAAGGAAGGGTGATCCGCGCCGATTATGGCGACCTCACCCTCATCAACGCCTACTTCCCCTCCGGCACCACCGGCGAGGAACGCCAGACCTATAAATACCAGTGGCTCGACGAGTTCTACGAATACCTCCAGCAACTGCGCAAGGAACGCCCGAACCTGGTGGTAGTCGGCGATTACAACATCGCGCACGAGGCGATCGATATCCATAATCCCGTTTCCAACAAGGATTCTTCCGGATTCCTGCCCGAAGAGCGCGCCTGGATGACGAAGCTCCTCAGCAACGGGTTCACAGACAGCTTCCGCGCCATGCACCCCGGGGCCGCCGACCATTACTCCTGGTGGAGCTTCCGCGCCAACGCCCGCGCCAATAACAAAGGATGGCGCATCGATTACATCACCGTTTCCGATCCCCTCCGCCAACGCATCGAAGACGCAGCGATCCGCCCGGATGTGAAACACAGCGACCATTGCCCCGTATACCTCAAACTCAAACAAGCATGA
- a CDS encoding ComF family protein, producing MLRALLQLLYPHACELCGRDLSPSEQLLCLRCSMRMPVSGFHAVRGNPVERSLWGRVPVEFASAGYVFSQHSGLQSLIHLFKYGARRDVAVHLGRQLGLQLRELGVSREWTGVLPVPLHPAKLRKRGYNQAEALAEGIAGVEGMPGLVKGLVRQVAAESQTKRSRIDRWENVSAGYGWRGALPGTGAHLLLVDDVLTTGATIEACGRAVLGASPETKLSVCCLAWAG from the coding sequence ATGTTGCGAGCACTTTTGCAGCTGCTCTATCCGCATGCCTGTGAGCTTTGCGGGCGGGATCTTTCGCCGTCCGAACAGCTGTTGTGCCTGCGCTGTTCCATGCGCATGCCGGTTTCAGGATTTCATGCCGTTCGCGGCAATCCGGTTGAAAGATCGCTTTGGGGACGGGTGCCGGTGGAATTCGCTTCTGCAGGTTACGTGTTCAGCCAGCATTCCGGTTTGCAATCGCTCATTCATTTGTTCAAGTACGGTGCGCGCCGCGATGTGGCGGTGCACCTGGGCCGGCAGCTGGGATTGCAGTTGCGGGAGCTGGGCGTGAGCCGGGAATGGACGGGTGTTTTGCCGGTGCCGCTGCATCCGGCGAAGTTGCGGAAGCGCGGTTATAACCAGGCCGAGGCGCTGGCGGAAGGGATCGCCGGCGTGGAAGGGATGCCCGGGCTGGTGAAGGGGCTCGTGCGCCAGGTGGCGGCGGAGTCGCAAACGAAGCGGTCGCGCATCGACCGGTGGGAGAACGTTTCCGCGGGTTACGGCTGGCGTGGCGCGTTGCCGGGAACCGGTGCGCATTTGTTGCTGGTAGATGATGTGCTGACGACCGGGGCAACGATCGAGGCTTGCGGGCGCGCGGTGCTGGGGGCTTCTCCGGAAACGAAGCTGAGCGTTTGCTGCCTGGCCTGGGCAGGCTGA